Part of the Nitrosopumilus piranensis genome is shown below.
GATCCTAGACCAGGATACTACTTTTCACCAGTTATTCCTACTAAAACTGGAACATACATGATAGAACTAAAAGGAGAAATCCGTGGAGTTCCAGTTGATATTAAAATCCCAATTGAGGATGTAGAACCTACTGCAGTCTTAGATTTTCCTCCTTCAAAAGGTGAGGGAGCTGCAGATGTGGCCTCTTTAAAAACCGCAGTTTCATCATTACAACAAGATGTTTCTAAACTAAAGTCTGGTGAAACTGAAGTTGCATCTGATGGTGGAGCAGCTTATGACTTTGCAATATTTGGATTATCAATTGCTGCAGCCGCAATAATCTTGTCAATAATTGCCTTAGTAAAAAGAAAATAAAGAAAGAGGATTCCTAAAATCTTGGAATAACTCTAGATTTTGCAGTAACTGCTACAATGCTTATGATTGCAACAGCTAATACCATCATTGCAATTGTACCAAATTCTGGAACAACTTTAGCAGTTGCAACTACACCTGTTGGTCCAGTCCAATCTGCTTCAGCACCTGGTGCTCCAACTCCTAGAGAAACTATTTCAACATCTATTGGATTGTCATCAGAACCAACTGCATCGATTTGATGAGTTGCTGTAGATTCCATTGCATGTTGTCCTGTTTCTTGTAGGACTATTTCGCCACCTTGTGTTGCAGTAATGTCATAGTTGACGTGTAATTCGCTGAATGTAAGTTCAATTTGAGTTCCACCCATTACTTGTGAATCTGCAATTGATACCATTAATTCACCACTATCACCGCCAGCTCCTTCAGCTTCTGCTATTATCGTACCTTGCATCCAAGGATGTACCATACAGAAGTAAGGATATTCACCTGCTTCAGTTGGACTCCATTCAAATGAACTTCCAGCCATTAATAGACTAGTGTCAAAGACACCATCAGGTCCATCATCTGGAGTTCCAGAAGTGTATGTGTGTGCTGCAGTGTCAGTGTTTGACATTATTACAGTACCTCCAACGGCAACTGTTGCAGTACTTGGAATGTAACATCCGTCTACAGTTTCTTCACAACCTGGTGCACCAGAACCTGCTGCTGGCACGATTGTGACTTCTGGATGATCTGCAAAAGCAGCTGGTGTTGTTGCAACTAATCCAGCTACCATGGCAAATAGTACGAAGAAAGAGCAAATTGCTATAGTCTTCATTAAACAATTTACCTGTCCAGATACATAAAAACCTCACTAGAATTTCCAGAAGTTGAATCTCTAGTTTTTTCTAAACTGGTACAATTTTAGAATTCCAAACAAAGGAATTCCAATATACATTCCAACATTTAGTAGTACTATGGAGATACCATACCCTAACATCTCTTGCTCTGAATCAATATCTGCATAATCTAGCAGTGATAATGATGATAGCATTGGAGTGAGTGTTACCTTCATAATTTCTTTGAATAATGGCTGCTCTCTTTCAAAGTCTGCAACAACTGGTGAAAATGAATAATAGAATTGATTAAAAGTTGTCATAAATGCCATTCCTGAATTTGTTTTTAGAATTGTAT
Proteins encoded:
- a CDS encoding PEFG-CTERM sorting domain-containing protein — its product is MKTIAICSFFVLFAMVAGLVATTPAAFADHPEVTIVPAAGSGAPGCEETVDGCYIPSTATVAVGGTVIMSNTDTAAHTYTSGTPDDGPDGVFDTSLLMAGSSFEWSPTEAGEYPYFCMVHPWMQGTIIAEAEGAGGDSGELMVSIADSQVMGGTQIELTFSELHVNYDITATQGGEIVLQETGQHAMESTATHQIDAVGSDDNPIDVEIVSLGVGAPGAEADWTGPTGVVATAKVVPEFGTIAMMVLAVAIISIVAVTAKSRVIPRF